A single window of Sphaerodactylus townsendi isolate TG3544 linkage group LG05, MPM_Stown_v2.3, whole genome shotgun sequence DNA harbors:
- the TOMM6 gene encoding mitochondrial import receptor subunit TOM6 homolog — MAPRGQAGVSGGSSGAGTPEGLRSWVRGAYRFATDRSDFRRNLIVNLGLFAVGVWVARNLTDIDLMAPQPIA; from the exons ATGGCTCCGCGGGGACAGGCGGGGGTGAGCGGAGGGTCTTCTGGTGCGGGGACTCCCGAAGGGCTGCGAAGCTGGGTCCGGGGGGCCTATCGCTTCGCCACTGACCGCAGTGATTTTCGAAG GAACCTCATAGTTAACCTGGGCCTCTTTGCTGTGGGAGTTTGGGTAGCCAGAAACTTAACAGATATCGATTTGATGGCACCGCAGCCCATTGCGTAA
- the USP49 gene encoding ubiquitin carboxyl-terminal hydrolase 49 translates to MDRCKHVGRLRLAQDHSILNPQKWHCMDCNTTESIWACLKCSHVACGRYIEDHALKHFEETRHPLAMEVNDLYVFCYLCEDYVLNDNPEGDLKLLRSSLSAIKSQKHDPSARSGRTLRSMALGEDVYSHQRAPQGQPQMLTALWYRRQSLLAKALRTWFDKSSRGQLKLEQKKQMEELERKKEVARQRRQEMKRRLLEELANTPPRKSARLLSHIRRENLIPRKFRDMEASSPTSRQMQSSKFKQFYSIRRKPLVTPGVTGLKNLGNTCYMNSILQVLSHLQKFRECFLTLDLCETEELLAKTVNGKSRMSGKLISGPVPAESGRNDQLGSCGRQSLPAGLNGGSSINKSLELTQPKEPSSKHISLCHELHTLFRVMWSGKWASVSPFAMLHSVWSLIPAFRGYDQQDAQEFLCELLDKVQQELESEGTKRRILIPFSQRKLTKQVLKVVNTIFHGQLLSQVTCITCNYKSNTVEPFWDLSLEFPERYHSINKGIVPVNQTECMLTEMLAKFTETEALEGRIYACDQCNSKRRKSSPKPLILSEAKKQLMIYRLPQVLRLHLKRFRWSGRNHREKIGVHVLFDQVLNMEPYCCRDTLSSLDKETFVYDLSAVVMHHGKGFGSGHYTAYCYNTEGGFWVHCNDSKLNVCSVEEVCKTQAYILFYTQRTVQGKVSISETQLQAQVPSKLNEKDRRLTLPRREALLSQTAG, encoded by the exons ATGGATAGATGCAAACATGTTGGGCGGCTACGACTCGCCCAAGACCACTCAATTTTGAACCCACAGAAGTGGCACTGCATGGACTGCAATACCACAGAATCCATTTGGGCTTGCCTGAAATGCTCCCATGTGGCCTGTGGAAGATATATTGAGGACCATGCACTTAAACACTTTGAAGAGACCCGGCATCCTTTGGCTATGGAAGTTAATGATCTCTATGTGTTTTGTTACCTTTGTGAAGACTATGTATTGAATGATAATCCCGAGGGTGACTTGAAATTACTTAGGAGTTCTCTGTCTGCAATTAAAAGTCAAAAGCATGATCCATCAGCAAGAAGTGGTAGGACGCTGCGGTCAATGGCTTTGGGTGAGGATGTATACAGCCATCAGAGGGCTCCTCAGGGACAGCCTCAGATGCTTACAGCTCTCTGGTACAGACGGCAATCGTTGCTCGCAAAAGCGCTGCGGACCTGGTTTGATAAGAGTTCTAGAGGCCAGCTAAAACTagaacaaaaaaagcaaatggaagaattggagaggaagaaagaagtaGCTAGGCAGCGGCGTCAAGAGATGAAGCGGAGATTGTTGGAGGAGCTGGCAAACACTCCTCCGAGAAAGAGCGCTAGGCTTTTATCGCACATTCGCAGAGAGAATCTGATTCCTCGGAAATTCAGAGATATGGAAGCAAGTTCCCCTACCTCAAGACAAATGCAGAGTAGCAAATTTAAACAGTTCTATTCCATCCGGCGGAAGCCCCTTGTGACTCCTGGTGTGACTGGACTAAAAAACCTAGGAAATACGTGCTACATGAACTCTATCCTTCAAGTATTAAGTCACCTCCAGAAGTTCAGAGAATGTTTTTTGACGCTGGACCTTTGTGAAACTGAGGAACTCTTAGCTAAGACGGTGAATGGGAAATCAAGAATGTCTGGAAAGTTGATCAGTGGGCCTGTTCCTGCTGAGTCAGGGAGGAATGATCAACTGGGGTCATGTGGCAGGCAGAGCCTGCCAGCTGGCTTAAATGGTGGGTCTTCAATAAACAAAAGTTTAGAACTAACACAGCCCAAGGAGCCAAGTTCAAAGCACATCTCTCTTTGTCATGAACTGCATACACTCTTCAGAGTCATGTGGTCTGGGAAGTGGgcttcagtttctccctttgctatGCTGCACTCTGTGTGGAGTCTCATTCCAGCGTTTCGAGGTTATGACCAGCAAGATGCTCAGGAATTTCTCTGTGAATTGTTAGACAAAGTGCAGCAGGAGCTTGAATCGGAAGGAACAAAGCGCAGGATCCTCATCCCTTTTTCACAGAGGAAACTCACGAAGCAGGTCCTGAAGGTGGTGAATACCATTTTTCATGGGCAGCTACTCAGTCAG GTCACCTGTATAACGTGTAACTATAAATCCAACACTGTGGAGCCCTTCTGGGATCTTTCCCTGGAATTTCCTGAACGCTATCACTCCATCAACAAAGGGATTGTCCCTGTTAATCAGACAGAGTGCATGCTGACTGAAATGTTGGCCAAATTCACAGAAACAGAAGCTTTGGAAGGGAGGATATATGCGTGTGACCAGTGCAACA GCAAACGACGGAAGTCTTCTCCCAAACCTCTTATCCTAAGTGAAGCTAAAAAGCAGTTAATGATCTACAGACTACCTCAGGTCCTCCGGCTGCACCTTAAACGATTCAG GTGGTCTGGACGTAATCACCGTGAGAAGATTGGGGTCCATGTCCTCTTTGACCAGGTATTAAACATGGAACCTTACTGCTGCAGGGACACTCTCTCCTCTCTTGACAAAGAGACCTTTGTCTATGACCTCTCGGCTGTGGTGATGCATCACGGGAAAGGGTTTGGCTCAGGACATTACACGGCATATTGCTACAACACAGAGGGAG GGTTTTGGGTCCACTGCAATGACTCCAAACTGAATGTATGTAGTGTGGAGGAGGTATGCAAAACCCAGGCCTACATTCTTTTTTATACTCAAAGGACTGTGCAGGGCAAAGTAAGTATCTCAGAAACACAACTTCAAGCTCAGGTGCCGTCCAAACTCAACGAAAAAGACAGAAGACTGACACTCCCCAGAAGGGAAGCATTACTGTCTCAAACAGCTGgttaa